Proteins from a genomic interval of Shewanella seohaensis:
- a CDS encoding type II secretion system protein M, with protein sequence MDNLRTWWQGLASREQQIVGFGAVFLVIGVFYWGIWTPIANAEANALRNLTAQQQTLTYVKQTANKIAGLKQSGAKPTMSGSLSSVVNQTAGTYGLVITRMQPQGDKIQVWMDDVPFDALLNYLSDLVQKKGLSLESVDLAEADAPGYVKVRRIQLAQ encoded by the coding sequence ATGGATAATTTGCGGACTTGGTGGCAAGGGCTTGCATCGCGCGAGCAGCAAATCGTCGGATTCGGCGCCGTTTTCTTAGTCATCGGCGTGTTTTACTGGGGCATCTGGACACCTATTGCCAATGCCGAAGCCAATGCTCTGCGCAACTTAACGGCGCAGCAGCAGACACTAACCTATGTAAAGCAAACGGCGAATAAAATCGCTGGCTTAAAACAAAGCGGCGCTAAACCGACAATGTCAGGCAGCTTAAGCTCGGTCGTTAACCAAACAGCGGGCACTTACGGATTAGTGATCACTCGTATGCAGCCCCAGGGCGATAAAATTCAAGTGTGGATGGATGATGTGCCATTCGATGCCTTACTCAATTATTTGAGTGACTTAGTGCAGAAAAAAGGCCTATCACTTGAGAGTGTTGATTTGGCAGAGGCCGACGCGCCTGGCTATGTCAAAGTAAGACGTATCCAACTAGCGCAATAG
- a CDS encoding type II secretion system protein N: MSLIKKIIIGVLVYLVFLLALFPASVAVRLAPLPANVGISGVSGSIWSGSIETLNLQQRQLEQVRWELSPWALFLGKVKLDFQVGNRATPVSAKGLITWSMGGISAQGLRFEAPDSFLIGNAKLPFRTEINGEVSLLVETLEQGKPWCEQLSGKLFLNQTNVKNQFGNYPLGNIELGLSCVEGKAQLATDESKNQLGIIGTLQLDEGNMVKVAAKIKETNEQPEDMRKSLGMLGKRGSDGYFPVVYQGRIPGL; the protein is encoded by the coding sequence GTGAGTTTGATAAAAAAAATCATTATAGGTGTACTGGTTTATTTAGTGTTTTTACTGGCGCTATTTCCCGCCAGTGTTGCTGTGCGCCTCGCGCCATTGCCTGCAAATGTCGGAATTTCTGGCGTGAGTGGCAGTATTTGGTCTGGCAGCATCGAAACCTTAAATCTGCAGCAACGCCAATTGGAACAAGTTCGTTGGGAGCTGAGCCCTTGGGCGTTGTTTTTAGGTAAAGTGAAGCTGGATTTTCAAGTGGGTAACCGTGCAACCCCAGTGAGTGCTAAAGGGTTAATCACTTGGTCTATGGGCGGTATCAGCGCTCAAGGATTGCGTTTTGAGGCGCCCGATAGCTTCTTAATTGGCAATGCTAAACTGCCCTTTAGAACCGAAATTAACGGTGAAGTCAGCCTGCTGGTCGAAACCCTAGAGCAAGGTAAACCTTGGTGCGAGCAGTTATCGGGTAAGTTGTTTTTAAATCAAACCAATGTGAAGAACCAATTCGGCAATTATCCACTGGGTAATATCGAACTGGGGCTGAGTTGTGTTGAGGGTAAAGCCCAGCTTGCCACCGATGAGAGTAAAAACCAGTTGGGGATTATCGGCACGTTACAACTAGACGAAGGCAATATGGTCAAGGTTGCCGCTAAAATTAAAGAAACCAACGAACAGCCAGAAGATATGCGTAAATCCCTCGGTATGCTCGGCAAGCGTGGTAGCGATGGTTACTTCCCAGTAGTTTATCAAGGCCGTATTCCAGGGCTTTAA
- the yrfG gene encoding GMP/IMP nucleotidase: protein MFDWKKIDTVLLDMDGTLLDLHFDNHFWLSLVPQELSKQRGLSQSQAQQLVEQAYGRVAGTLDWYCLDYWQSELQLDIMGLHRNLVDRIQLRQDSMPFLDALSAAGKKRILVTNAHPKSLALKLEHTELASGLDAMISSHETGYPKEHPQFWQTLFEKFALVPERCLFIDDSEPILNAARLAGVGHQLGISNPDSQKPAKAFNDFPAISDYRLLFADLAG from the coding sequence ATGTTTGACTGGAAGAAGATTGATACTGTACTGCTCGATATGGATGGCACCCTGCTCGACCTGCACTTTGATAACCATTTTTGGTTGAGTCTGGTGCCGCAGGAACTGAGCAAGCAGCGGGGATTAAGCCAGAGCCAGGCACAACAACTGGTGGAACAAGCCTACGGCAGAGTCGCGGGTACGTTAGACTGGTATTGCCTCGATTATTGGCAGTCCGAGCTGCAGCTCGACATTATGGGGCTTCACCGTAACTTAGTTGACCGCATTCAGCTGCGCCAAGACAGTATGCCTTTTCTCGATGCCCTCTCCGCCGCGGGGAAAAAACGTATCTTAGTCACCAATGCCCACCCTAAGAGTCTTGCGCTTAAGCTAGAACACACTGAACTTGCTAGCGGCTTAGATGCGATGATTTCGAGTCACGAAACGGGTTATCCCAAGGAACACCCTCAATTTTGGCAAACGCTATTTGAAAAATTCGCCCTAGTGCCAGAGCGCTGCCTGTTTATTGATGATAGCGAGCCTATTTTGAATGCTGCGCGCTTAGCGGGCGTGGGGCATCAGCTCGGGATCAGCAATCCCGATAGCCAAAAACCTGCCAAAGCCTTCAATGATTTTCCGGCCATTAGCGACTATCGCCTGCTGTTTGCCGATCTGGCGGGTTAA
- a CDS encoding phage tail protein: MSEPFIGQISMFAGNFAPRGWAFCNGQLLSVSQHTALFSILGTTYGGNGQTTFALPNLQGRVPVHIGQSLDTSNYMLGEAGGVESVTLTINQMPAHSHQVTKAGSGSLQVAGTGSNASTTPSATNNILGASAAGGSPAAAIWSDELNDPVSLANPINANFIVQLAGGSQPFSIRNPYLGMNFIIALEGLYPTRN; encoded by the coding sequence ATGTCAGAGCCATTTATCGGTCAAATCTCTATGTTCGCTGGGAATTTCGCTCCCCGTGGTTGGGCCTTTTGTAATGGGCAATTATTGTCCGTCTCGCAACATACCGCACTTTTTTCGATTCTAGGCACTACCTATGGTGGCAATGGCCAAACGACTTTTGCGCTGCCTAATTTACAAGGGCGTGTTCCTGTGCATATAGGTCAGAGCCTTGACACTAGCAATTATATGCTTGGTGAAGCGGGTGGCGTTGAAAGTGTAACGCTGACAATCAATCAGATGCCTGCACATAGCCACCAGGTTACTAAGGCAGGCTCTGGCTCGTTACAAGTAGCGGGTACCGGATCGAATGCATCAACGACACCTTCAGCAACTAACAATATTTTGGGTGCATCTGCCGCGGGTGGGTCACCTGCTGCCGCAATTTGGTCAGATGAGCTGAACGATCCTGTTTCCCTCGCAAATCCGATAAATGCAAATTTTATTGTGCAGCTTGCAGGTGGAAGTCAGCCATTTTCAATCAGAAACCCGTATCTGGGGATGAATTTTATTATTGCGTTGGAAGGTCTTTATCCAACGCGTAATTGA
- a CDS encoding aspartyl/asparaginyl beta-hydroxylase domain-containing protein, which translates to MDICSFALLTQAPNITSLQQELTTLLQHEWLPHINQRDYHAGSQGGWDVLALRCAEEYRVAHPILQAFSISAATDWDNLPSLESSPALLQFIQSLACRVKSVRLMRLHAGAEIKPHRDQGLSLEQGEARLHLPIQTHAQLYFYVDDKRVPMQAGELWYINADQTHWVANKGVEARINLVIDCEVNSWLKELIHDAKIKA; encoded by the coding sequence ATGGATATCTGCTCATTCGCCTTACTTACCCAAGCTCCGAATATCACTAGTTTACAGCAAGAACTCACGACTTTGTTGCAGCATGAGTGGTTACCACACATTAACCAGCGTGATTATCACGCGGGCTCTCAGGGCGGTTGGGATGTGTTGGCCCTGCGCTGCGCCGAGGAATATCGAGTCGCGCACCCTATTTTGCAAGCCTTTTCCATTAGTGCCGCGACAGATTGGGATAACTTGCCCTCATTGGAGTCGAGCCCTGCGCTGCTGCAGTTTATTCAATCCCTTGCTTGCCGGGTTAAATCGGTACGTTTAATGCGTTTACACGCTGGCGCCGAAATCAAGCCCCATAGGGATCAAGGCTTATCCCTAGAGCAAGGCGAAGCAAGATTGCATCTTCCCATTCAAACTCACGCCCAACTGTATTTTTATGTGGACGATAAGCGAGTGCCTATGCAAGCGGGGGAGCTGTGGTATATCAATGCCGACCAAACCCATTGGGTCGCAAACAAAGGCGTGGAGGCCAGAATAAATTTGGTGATCGATTGTGAAGTCAACTCGTGGTTAAAGGAGCTTATCCATGATGCCAAGATCAAAGCCTAA
- a CDS encoding GNAT family N-acetyltransferase — MIDIHEQQQRYWQLLHQPQMLILLHQANDVEHFIALMADFLNWPELNLEQMLAFIALQQQGFIPDLARFSQVWFPSRYHAQTKTISWVPVFQRLSKPFLEDDISDARRGLLASFIQPQTLLEPLLSQRESLPAINPNLMIFHWSRCGSTLVSSSFSLLKTCRVLSESMLCSDVMHHDAWPSTLTPLLVDLCLRLQGRLRLDERELVIKWNAWDLACWPMLLELYPNSRVLCLMRHPRDILASHQREAGMHMAGRVKAVFPHSLALTESEPSVDAFRMGVLYGFAQQTAALYQSSRCILMDYQQLNVLKPSALSAILDWPLAAEDIEHWQQHWRFDVKRQGQLFTPKVPTQSIPLNESQTLSWQQLLNAYEQLLQPLDRDKTMMLAELNPFTGLSIKPANANDNLFMAELFYSTKTFFYELGLPLDIAQNMLEQQYRLQQVSYREQYPNAISYILFYQQQAVGKLMLDINEQRVHLVDFIITPSMRGRGLGSTILEAVKLEATQRQLPVHLSVESENTQAKSLYLRHGFQFQSRSETYESMRWP, encoded by the coding sequence ATGATTGATATTCATGAACAGCAGCAACGCTATTGGCAACTGTTGCATCAACCGCAAATGCTGATTTTGCTGCATCAAGCTAACGATGTTGAGCATTTTATTGCTTTGATGGCCGACTTCCTCAATTGGCCCGAGCTAAATTTAGAGCAGATGTTGGCATTTATTGCCTTGCAGCAACAAGGTTTCATTCCGGATTTAGCACGCTTTAGCCAAGTTTGGTTTCCTTCTCGTTATCATGCTCAAACCAAAACAATAAGTTGGGTTCCTGTCTTTCAGCGGTTATCAAAACCTTTCTTGGAGGACGATATCAGCGATGCTCGTCGTGGTTTACTGGCCAGTTTTATCCAACCTCAAACTTTGCTCGAACCCTTATTATCCCAACGTGAAAGTTTGCCCGCGATCAATCCTAATTTGATGATTTTCCATTGGTCTCGTTGTGGCTCAACACTGGTTTCTAGCAGTTTCTCCCTACTCAAAACTTGCCGAGTGTTATCCGAATCTATGCTCTGCAGCGATGTGATGCACCATGATGCTTGGCCTTCGACCTTAACACCGCTGCTGGTGGATTTATGTTTAAGGCTACAAGGGCGGTTGAGGCTTGATGAGCGTGAGCTAGTGATCAAGTGGAATGCCTGGGATTTAGCCTGTTGGCCCATGTTGCTCGAACTTTATCCTAATAGTCGAGTGCTATGTCTGATGCGCCACCCCAGAGATATTTTGGCTTCGCATCAACGAGAGGCTGGGATGCATATGGCGGGGCGGGTGAAGGCTGTATTTCCCCATTCATTAGCGCTTACGGAAAGTGAGCCTAGTGTAGACGCATTTCGAATGGGTGTGTTGTATGGTTTTGCCCAGCAAACTGCTGCACTTTATCAATCAAGTCGTTGCATTTTAATGGATTATCAACAATTAAATGTGCTTAAACCCAGTGCACTTTCGGCCATTCTAGACTGGCCGTTAGCCGCAGAAGATATCGAGCATTGGCAACAGCACTGGCGCTTTGATGTTAAGCGACAAGGACAATTGTTTACGCCCAAGGTACCCACGCAATCTATCCCATTGAATGAATCACAAACACTCTCATGGCAGCAGTTATTGAATGCTTATGAGCAACTGTTGCAACCTTTAGATCGAGATAAAACCATGATGCTAGCTGAGTTAAATCCATTCACTGGCTTGAGTATTAAGCCTGCCAACGCAAACGATAACCTATTTATGGCAGAGCTTTTTTATTCGACTAAAACCTTCTTCTATGAGCTTGGTTTACCCCTTGATATCGCACAGAACATGTTGGAGCAACAATATCGGCTGCAGCAAGTCTCCTATCGGGAACAATATCCAAATGCCATCAGCTACATTTTGTTTTATCAGCAACAAGCGGTCGGCAAACTGATGCTAGATATTAATGAGCAGAGAGTTCATCTTGTTGATTTTATTATTACGCCAAGCATGCGAGGTCGTGGTTTAGGCTCTACGATATTGGAGGCGGTCAAGCTTGAGGCGACACAACGTCAGTTGCCTGTTCATTTATCAGTAGAGAGTGAAAATACTCAGGCTAAATCACTCTATTTACGGCATGGATTTCAGTTTCAAAGCCGTTCCGAAACCTATGAGTCAATGCGATGGCCTTAA